Proteins from one Bactrocera neohumeralis isolate Rockhampton chromosome 3, APGP_CSIRO_Bneo_wtdbg2-racon-allhic-juicebox.fasta_v2, whole genome shotgun sequence genomic window:
- the LOC126752658 gene encoding alcohol dehydrogenase-like isoform X2 → MASSMEEVNMDLNGKNIVYIGGFGGIGLETCKELVQKGVANLMILHKTWNESAFKELSSVDSCCVCKFTEFDITCGLEKTRLLFKQIAEKIGSIDVLINGAGICTEKDFDNLIAVNFTGTVNATLVAYDLMDKSRDGKGGVVVNISSVAALTPFPVLPIYSATKGGILNFTRALAQLEPKSGITLYSICPGITDTKHWDDVHHFQGRDLCFKEKMRVRPFPIQTANQCAKNIVKAIEAHKNGATWMSDVGQLKLVEVKNFWTPPLHKEDQETEQS, encoded by the exons atggcTAGCAGTATGGAAGAAGTGAATATGGACTTGAACGGCAAGAATATTGTTTATATAGGTGGTTTTGGTGGCATAGGTTTGGAAACATGTAAAGAATTGGTGCAAAAAGGCGTTGCG AATCTAATGATACTACACAAGACCTGGAATGAATCAGCGTTCAAAGAACTCAGCTCAGTCGATTCGTGTTGTGTGTGCAAGTTTACGGAGTTTGACATCACATGCGGTTTGGAAAAGACGCGTCTACTATTCAAACAAATAGCGGAGAAAATCGGAAGCATCGATGTGCTAATTAATGGCGCGGGCATATGTACTGAAAAAGATTTCGATAATTTAATCGCTGTCAATTTTACGGGCACTGTTAATGCCACTCTCGTTGCCTACGATCTAATGGACAAGAGCAGAGACGGTAAAGGAGGTGTAGTTGTGAATATCTCGTCGGTAGCGGCACTAACACCCTTCCCCGTTTTACCAATATATAGCGCGACAAAGGGAGGGATTTTGAACTTTACACGAGCATTAGCG caATTAGAACCCAAGTCCGGCATAACTTTATATAGTATTTGTCCCGGCATTACGGACACCAAACATTGGGACGATGTGCACCATTTCCAAGGCAGAGATTTAtgttttaaagagaaaatgcgCGTTCGTCCGTTTCCAATACAAACAGCTAACCAATGTGCAAAGAACATAGTCAAAGCTATAGAAGCGCATAAAAATGGGGCTACGTGGATGAGTGATGTGGGGCAGCTTAAATTGGtggaagtaaaaaatttttggacaccACCACTTCACAAAGAAGACCAGGAAACAGAGCAAAGTTAG
- the LOC126752658 gene encoding alcohol dehydrogenase-like isoform X1 — MASSMEEVNMDLNGKNIVYIGGFGGIGLETCKELVQKGVANLMILHKTWNESAFKELSSVDSCCVCKFTEFDITCGLEKTRLLFKQIAEKIGSIDVLINGAGICTEKDFDNLIAVNFTGTVNATLVAYDLMDKSRDGKGGVVVNISSVAALTPFPVLPIYSATKGGILNFTRALAQLEPKSGITLYSICPGITDTKHWDDVHHFQGRDLCFKEKMRVRPFPIQTANQCAKNIVKAIEAHKNGATWMSDVGQLKLVEVKNFWTPPLHKEDQETEQKASVKSRKRKLQDSARGM, encoded by the exons atggcTAGCAGTATGGAAGAAGTGAATATGGACTTGAACGGCAAGAATATTGTTTATATAGGTGGTTTTGGTGGCATAGGTTTGGAAACATGTAAAGAATTGGTGCAAAAAGGCGTTGCG AATCTAATGATACTACACAAGACCTGGAATGAATCAGCGTTCAAAGAACTCAGCTCAGTCGATTCGTGTTGTGTGTGCAAGTTTACGGAGTTTGACATCACATGCGGTTTGGAAAAGACGCGTCTACTATTCAAACAAATAGCGGAGAAAATCGGAAGCATCGATGTGCTAATTAATGGCGCGGGCATATGTACTGAAAAAGATTTCGATAATTTAATCGCTGTCAATTTTACGGGCACTGTTAATGCCACTCTCGTTGCCTACGATCTAATGGACAAGAGCAGAGACGGTAAAGGAGGTGTAGTTGTGAATATCTCGTCGGTAGCGGCACTAACACCCTTCCCCGTTTTACCAATATATAGCGCGACAAAGGGAGGGATTTTGAACTTTACACGAGCATTAGCG caATTAGAACCCAAGTCCGGCATAACTTTATATAGTATTTGTCCCGGCATTACGGACACCAAACATTGGGACGATGTGCACCATTTCCAAGGCAGAGATTTAtgttttaaagagaaaatgcgCGTTCGTCCGTTTCCAATACAAACAGCTAACCAATGTGCAAAGAACATAGTCAAAGCTATAGAAGCGCATAAAAATGGGGCTACGTGGATGAGTGATGTGGGGCAGCTTAAATTGGtggaagtaaaaaatttttggacaccACCACTTCACAAAGAAGACCAGGAAACAGAGCAAA AAGCGTCTGTAAAATCAAGAAAGCGAAAGCTGCAAGACTCGGCGCGCGGAATGTGA
- the LOC126752634 gene encoding alcohol dehydrogenase-like, translated as MECSQIDINMDEVGFDLNGKHVIYIGGFGGIGLNTCKQLVQKGVANLMILDQVWNESAFKEINVVDTKHVCQFMAFDVTCGLEETRVIFTRIVEKFGHIDVLVNGAGIADERNFDLIIATNFTATINATLVAYDLMDKSRGGKGGVVLNIASVAALTPFPSLPIYSATKGGILNFTRALALLEPKTGIKLYTICPGPTITNHFDDVYCFLGKNLMLTEKLRRLVTVQSPADCATNIVKAMETHANGATWLCDMGQLKLVEIKNFWTPPHKRNKEAEQKKDAEQSKEAEQSKEAEQNKEIKRTKEFEENEKTVQTEETVQKGETSQKEATEEQAKATVRNPPEQVTDEKKTDETMPLRKRRYLICDLGRDMQNICKT; from the exons atggagTGTAGTCAAATAGATATAAATATGGACGAAGTTGGATTCGATTTGAACGGAAAGCATGTTATTTATATAGGCGGCTTTGGTGGCATCGGTTTAAACACGTGTAAACAGCTGGTGCAAAAGGGTGTCGCG AATCTCATGATACTCGATCAGGTGTGGAATGAGTCAGCATTCAAAGAGATAAATGTCGTCGACACAAAACACGTTTGCCAGTTTATGGCGTTTGACGTCACTTGTGGGTTGGAAGAAACTCGTGTGATATTTACGCgaatagtggaaaaatttggaCACATCGATGTTCTTGTTAATGGCGCGGGAATAGCTGACGAACGAAATTTCGATTTGATTATTGCAACAAATTTTACTGCCACCATTAATGCCACGCTAGTGGCCTACGATTTAATGGATAAAAGTAGAGGTGGCAAGGGCGGTGTGGTTCTGAATATAGCTTCGGTAGCTGCACTGACACCCTTCCCCTCCTTACCAATATATAGCGCCACGAAGGGAGGGATATTGAACTTCACCCGAGCATTAGCG CTATTAGAGccaaaaactggtataaagtTATATACCATATGTCCGGGTCCTACCATCACCAATCATTTTGATGATGTATACTGCTTTCTGGGCAAGAACCTGATGTTGACCGAGAAATTGCGTCGCTTAGTCACAGTACAATCGCCAGCTGATTGTGCCACGAATATTGTAAAAGCCATGGAGACACACGCTAATGGTGCAACTTGGTTGTGTGATATGGGCCAACTAAAATTGGtggaaataaagaatttctGGACGCCACCGCATAAGCGAAATAAAGAGGCTGAGCAAAAGAAAGACGCTGAACAAAGCAAAGAAGCTGAACAAAGCAAAGAAGccgaacaaaataaagaaataaagcgTACTAAGGAATTTGAAGAGAACGAAAAAACTGTGCAAACGGAAGAAACAGTGCAAAAAGGAGAAACATCGCAAAAGGAAGCGACCGAAGAACAAGCGAAAGCAACTGTCCGAAACCCCCCCGAACAAGTGACAGATGAAAAAAAGACAG aTGAAACAATGCCACTGAGAAAACGAAGGTATCTAATATGCGATTTAGGAAGGGATATGCAAAACATATGCAAAACATGA